GCTACGACCGGGGAAGCGACTATCTTTTATGGCATTAGTACCCCAGATTAAATTACCGCCAGAGTCTAACTTTATTAGAAAGGGTACTTTAGGTGCTGTCATAGCAGGATCTGTGATAAATGTATAACCTGCAAAACTATCAACTTCATTATTTAAACCCTCATTGAACTCACTTGTAAAATAAACATCACCATTATTATCTAGAGCAATATCACCTAATGTCCAACTATTTGTTCTCGTACTTTCGTGATGCCACAAAACTTGCCCCTGGTTATCTAGGGTAGCTAGGTATAGGGCATTTTCATTTCCATTTGCTACACCAAAACCATTTAAGCTAAGCTCTTCACTACCTTGACGTTTGGTATCCGCAATATAATACCGGTCTAAATTGGGGTCGTAAGCCAATTGGTAATCGTAGCGGTCTAAGCCAGGTTGCATATCTAATAAGATAAAGTTTTCCAAGTTTCCATTGGCATCATAAACTATAATAGACGATTGCCCTAAGGAGTCTGTAACTGTGAGTTGTCCTTCAAGATGAGTACCTGAACCAAAGCGTACTAAAGAATGTGTTCTGCCATTTGGTTCTACTACTGTTTTGTGCATAAAACCAAAAGAATCAAAGATAGGCCCTTCAGGTTCTCGTAGCCATTGAAAATTGCCTTGATTATCGTATTTTATAATGAAAAGAGACTTAAGCTCATCTTGTAAGCTACCGTCAAAAACGGCAGGTGCTTTTATAGTATCATTTGCAAAACTAACACCCTCTGTACCAAGATTAAATGTCCCACCTGAAATATAGACATTATTGCTAATATCTATATTAATAGAATTTGCAAAATCGCTAGCACTACCCCTATACTCTTAGACCATCTAAAGTTACCCTGACAATCTGTTGAGAACATATAGATATCTTTTGTATTATTATTGTTATAAGTTGTAATAGGCATACCATCATAATCGGTTTGAGCACCACTTACTTCTGCCAAATAATAATAATTGTTATTAGAATCTATTTTTAAATCTAAGACACGTTCTACACCTGTACTCGTAGTTTCATTACCTTGTAAATTAATTGTTCCCCCACCTCGCTTAGCCCATTGCCAGTCGGGGGTTTGGGCTAAGGTTAAATTCAAGCTAAATACTGTTAATATTATAATTATATATCTATAATTCATCATGTTATTCTTTAATTAAAATTAATTGTTAAGCCCCTTAGATTCCCCAAAGGGGGACTTTTTGTTGTGGGTTTTATGTTGATTAGTTTTGTCATTATTTTAGTTTTTTATTAAAATGTTTTACCTACTCCACAATCAATTTCAACACCTGTGATTTGGCTTGGGCGTTGGTGACTTTTATTAAATATAGTCCTGTTGAGAGTTGTTGGATGTCTATGCGGTTGTTATCTAATTTAGCTTGTTTGATTTTTTGACCTTGTAGGTTGTAAATGGTATAAGCCATAATCGGGATTTGACTTTGCAGAAACACCTTATCGCTCGCGGGTTGTGGATAGAGTTTGATATCAAATGAGTTGCTAAACTCTTCCGTGCTTAATGTGCAATTACCTGTGCCGTATTGGGCGATAAAAAAATCCGTGTCGCCGCCGGTTTTAAATATGGATTTATTAGGATCGGCAGTCAACAAGGAGCCGCCAAAATGCCCACCGACTACAATATTCCCATTGCTATCGATGTCCATAGCTATGATCATGTCAAAGGCTATGGATGCCGATGGCATAGGGATAACTTCTTGCAATGCTCCTGTGGTTTTATTGAACCTTAACACCGCATTATCGGTAGCCAGTAAGCCGACGCCACTGACTCCTGTGCCAAACGGCATGCCATCCCACTCGTTGTTTAAGCTCCCGAGACCGAGATACACATCATTACCATTGATGGCAATGCTACGACCGGGGAAAGGACTAAATCTTAAAGCGTTAGTGCCCCAAATTAGATTCCCATTTGAATCTAGTTTGATAAGAAAAGGATGTTGGTTATCATTTTCAATAGGGTCAATTTCAAATGTGTAACCCGCAAAACTATCTACAGCAGTACTACTATTGCTAAAATTATTATTTTGATAACCTGTAAAATAAATATCACCATTATCATCCACAGCAATATCACCTAATGACCAGCCACCAACATTATTGTTCTCATGATACCAAACCACTTGTCCTTGGTTATCGAGAGCGGCCAAGTAAAAGGCTTTATCATCTCCGGTAGTCGCACCAAACCCATTTATACTGAGTTCAGGTTCGGTGCCTCTTACCGTATCCGCAATATAATACCGGTCTAAATTGGGGTCGTAAGCGAGTTGGTAGTCGTATATATCTAAACCAGGTTGCATATCTAAAGGAATAAAGTTTTCCAAGTTTCCATTGGTATCATAAACTATTATAGCCGATTGACCTAAAGAGTCTGTAACAGTAAGCTGACCATCTAGATGTGTTCCAGGACCAAAACGAACTAAAGAATGTGTTCTGCCACTAGGTTCTATTACTGTCTTTTGTAGGGGAGCTCCAAAATAATTTACAGGACCTTCAGGCTCTTGCAACCACTGAAAATTGCCTTGGTCATCATATTTAATGATAAACATAGACTTTCTGGCCTCTTCCATACTCCCGTCTAGCATTGCAGGTGTTTTTATAGTATCATTTGAAAAATGTGGTGCTGGTGAACCAAAATTTCTCGTAATTCCTGAAATATAAATATTATCATTGGCATCGACTACAATTGAATTAGCTCTATCAATAGATCTTCCGCCTATACTTTTAGACCATCTGAAGTTACCTTGACAATCTGTTGAGAACATGTAGATATCTTGATAAGCACCATTCGAGCTATAGGTAGTTATCAACGTTCCATCATAATCGGTCTGCGAGGCTCCAACTTCGGCTAGAAAATAGTAGTTATCGTTTTGGTCTATGGCAAGGTCTAATATCCGTTCAACACCCGTACTAAATACTTCAGAGCCTTGTAAATTTACAGTACCTCCACCCCGCTTCGCCCATTGCCAGTCTGGAGTTTGAGCATAGGAAACATTTATATGTAAAGCACATATAAAAATAATTAAAGTTATATTTATGATTTTCATTATTTTAGGTTTTGAATTAAACATTCTTATTCTTTGATTAGTATCAATTGATTTAAAATTTTACCACCATGTTTTAGAACTACAATGTATTGTCCTGAATTATAGACTGATAAGTCTAACAATACCTCATCTTTTAGGTTGTTGATTTTTCTTTGGTCTTTGAGGTAACCTAAAATAGTATAGATTTCTATTTCGGCGTTTTCTACTTTATCTATGTTTAATAATTCATAAAACAATGTTGTTATATGGGTTACAGGATTTGGTGAAGCTTTGAGTTTGGCATCTATTCTGGGTTGAGAATTATTATAAATGATTTCAATTTCATGTATACAGAAAGCATCTCCTGCTTGTTGCCCCATAACTTGCACAAAATCAGAACCTCCAGTAAAGCCAGCATCTGGAATAAAAGTCAAGAGATTAGAGCTATTAAAACTAACCGATGAATTTGCCGGAATGGTTATTGGATTAGGGCTATAAACGCCATTATAGGAGGTAAGGCTTAAGGTTATTGCAAAGCTGTTATTGTTGTTAATAGACCCGATGATATCATAGGATATGAAATTGTTATTAGAATTAGCAATGGACTCTAGATTGTATTCAATATTACAGCTTGCTTCACAACCTCCATCTATATCTATGTCTAAATCTGCTGATGTCGAAACACATCCCAAATCATTTGTAAGGCTGAGATTTAAAAATCCATCAGAGGGAATTATCACATAATCTGAAACAACACCATTTTGACTGACACTGTTGTCGTTAAAATTCCATGAATAAGGATGAAATTCAGGAATAGGACCAATGATATAAGGAACTGGTTCAGACCTTATAGTTTCAGTACAAAAATCGATACAACCCTCAGGAAAAATCCATAAAAATTCATCAGGCGATTTGGGGACAAACACGTTGGCAGTGGTAGAGCGACCTGATTGGGGTTGATAGGTTACACTATAAGCGCCACCTGTATTTACGTTAATATATGTACCTTGCATACCGTTACTCCATGTATATAAAGCGTTAGGTTGCGGGTTAGTAATCTTAAGCGTTACAGAATAGGCTTCACACTGGTTTAATTGGATATCAATTTGAGGTTCAATACTCGGTAAAACGTTAACAGCAATAGTCTCACTTGTCTGACAATTAGTGGTATTGTCTTTAGCTTCTATCAAATACTCAAAAACACCAGCAGTTTGCATGGTTTCAGTATAAGAAATGTCTGGTCCAGACGTCCAAGCTTGAACGATATTAGGTTGCCCATTTTGTACTATAGATATTTGATATTCAGCATTACTTGGTGAAACTGTTCCCGAAAACTCGAGTTCTTCACCTTCGCAAAGTAATGTATTCCCATCAATATTAAGGCTAGGATTTGGGAAATTGTTAACATACACGCCAGCCAATTCTTCATATAAACAACCGTTGGCATCAGTTAACTTTAGGCTATAAAGTCCTTCGGTTGAAGCGTTAAAAGTCGAGTTGGTTGCACCGTTTATGTTTTGACCGCCTAAAACCCATTGATATCCAGAAGGTGTTTCTCCTCCAAAGGGTGGTTCATAAAATAGGTTTACATTTTCACCTTGACATAATAAAGGATTATCAGGTTTTATTTCCCCTCCAAACTCCGCCTTCAGCACCTCAAGACTTTCAATGCTAAACGTCTTGCTACAACCATAGGGGTTGGTGGCAATGAGAGTTATCTGATTAGTAGGATTTGCATCCATTTGAATGACAATATCTTGAAGTGTATTGGTGGCGCCTTGAAATTCCCATTGATAAGTGACATTAGGGTCGGGATTTGTGGGGCTTAGCACCACTTGTTCTTCCGTGCAAAAAGGAGAACTATTAGAAATACTAAATGTAGCATCGGGCAAGCTTAAATCTACGTTTTCTACTTTTATATTGCAAGGCGGAAAACCTTGTTGTTCAATATATAAAGTAAATTCGTAATTGCCAGGTGGTAAAGTGGCTGTAGCTTGGTTAAAATCTTGATTGCTTGGGTCGATGACTATAGATTGCCCAGTATCAGTATTAGTTATGTCATAATTAGCCTCTAAATTATTAAAGCTAGGCAAAAATGTAGAGTCATTGTGTAGGATAACATCATACCCATTACCATTACTATTACAGGTTATTTCAGTATTTAATATAGGATGATAGCCAACATCTACACTTGCAAGGCTATCTGTAAAACAATCATTATAATTAGCTTGTGCTTTAAATTTAAAACTTCCACTTGTATTAACATTAAATATATAGGTAACTTGACCAGGGCTAGACTGAGCGCTATCAAAAGTTGCATTGGCATCAGAAAAACTATCTGAAGTTTCTATAACCACAGAAACAGGATTATTAGAAAACGTTGCAGTGACTTCAACTTGATTGCAATTAATCCAATTTGCGTCAACACTAATGGTTTCGTCTTCACATTCTAGTTTGTCTTCACAGTTCTTAAAAATTTCATAAACACTTGTTGTGGTTATACATCCATTAGTTCCAGTAACTTGAAC
This genomic window from Flavobacterium sp. CS20 contains:
- a CDS encoding T9SS type A sorting domain-containing protein, with translation MHKTVVEPNGRTHSLVRFGSGTHLEGQLTVTDSLGQSSIIVYDANGNLENFILLDMQPGLDRYDYQLAYDPNLDRYYIADTKRQGSEELSLNGFGVANGNENALYLATLDNQGQVLWHHESTRTNSWTLGDIALDNNGDVYFTSEFNEGLNNEVDSFAGYTFITDPAMTAPKVPFLIKLDSGGNLIWGTNAIKDSRFPGRSIAITGNDVYLGLGSLNNEWDGMPFGTGVSGVGLLATDNAVLRFNKTTGALQEVIPMPSASIAFDMIIVMDIDSQGNIVVGGHFGGSLLSGDPNSSIFKTGIDTDFFIAQYGMGNCTLNVAEQNNPLEIKLYPQPASDKVFLQSQIPLMAYTIYNLQGQKLKQAKLENNRIDINQLSTGLYLIKVTSAQAKSQVLKLIVE
- a CDS encoding T9SS type A sorting domain-containing protein — translated: MKIINITLIIFICALHINVSYAQTPDWQWAKRGGGTVNLQGSEVFSTGVERILDLAIDQNDNYYFLAEVGASQTDYDGTLITTYSSNGAYQDIYMFSTDCQGNFRWSKSIGGRSIDRANSIVVDANDNIYISGITRNFGSPAPHFSNDTIKTPAMLDGSMEEARKSMFIIKYDDQGNFQWLQEPEGPVNYFGAPLQKTVIEPSGRTHSLVRFGPGTHLDGQLTVTDSLGQSAIIVYDTNGNLENFIPLDMQPGLDIYDYQLAYDPNLDRYYIADTVRGTEPELSINGFGATTGDDKAFYLAALDNQGQVVWYHENNNVGGWSLGDIAVDDNGDIYFTGYQNNNFSNSSTAVDSFAGYTFEIDPIENDNQHPFLIKLDSNGNLIWGTNALRFSPFPGRSIAINGNDVYLGLGSLNNEWDGMPFGTGVSGVGLLATDNAVLRFNKTTGALQEVIPMPSASIAFDMIIAMDIDSNGNIVVGGHFGGSLLTADPNKSIFKTGGDTDFFIAQYGTGNCTLSTEEFSNSFDIKLYPQPASDKVFLQSQIPIMAYTIYNLQGQKIKQAKLDNNRIDIQQLSTGLYLIKVTNAQAKSQVLKLIVE
- a CDS encoding T9SS type A sorting domain-containing protein is translated as MLSYSLSNVINEGNIIWSVSNGQIIGPHQGDEVSVIFDEGFTNYQVSAQLFDPNAENCLSSILTKDINLFQVDEQIVDNSTPPSAGPESYCASSLAEFSLDYQDSDTYVWTFDPPQLATVSDGIGTNNPIILFNEPFTDSSGNYINTGQIIVNAKVCGQMQEIDRFDFSLIESPTLTVNMPAEICAGTPFDVDITSDIELPGLSPQDVNINFENNFNNFNNTTINSTTSYTIQDIVLNNVDSDIAIGYNISIQSDICNDATASGTITVKPAPEADISLFSGGNTFCQAEDIDAVLQVNVQDPNGNQSFQWLFNGTIIQGETSNTIDLSNNNNGFGTYTVQVTGTNGCITTTSVYEIFKNCEDKLECEDETISVDANWINCNQVEVTATFSNNPVSVVIETSDSFSDANATFDSAQSSPGQVTYIFNVNTSGSFKFKAQANYNDCFTDSLASVDVGYHPILNTEITCNSNGNGYDVILHNDSTFLPSFNNLEANYDITNTDTGQSIVIDPSNQDFNQATATLPPGNYEFTLYIEQQGFPPCNIKVENVDLSLPDATFSISNSSPFCTEEQVVLSPTNPDPNVTYQWEFQGATNTLQDIVIQMDANPTNQITLIATNPYGCSKTFSIESLEVLKAEFGGEIKPDNPLLCQGENVNLFYEPPFGGETPSGYQWVLGGQNINGATNSTFNASTEGLYSLKLTDANGCLYEELAGVYVNNFPNPSLNIDGNTLLCEGEELEFSGTVSPSNAEYQISIVQNGQPNIVQAWTSGPDISYTETMQTAGVFEYLIEAKDNTTNCQTSETIAVNVLPSIEPQIDIQLNQCEAYSVTLKITNPQPNALYTWSNGMQGTYINVNTGGAYSVTYQPQSGRSTTANVFVPKSPDEFLWIFPEGCIDFCTETIRSEPVPYIIGPIPEFHPYSWNFNDNSVSQNGVVSDYVIIPSDGFLNLSLTNDLGCVSTSADLDIDIDGGCEASCNIEYNLESIANSNNNFISYDIIGSINNNNSFAITLSLTSYNGVYSPNPITIPANSSVSFNSSNLLTFIPDAGFTGGSDFVQVMGQQAGDAFCIHEIEIIYNNSQPRIDAKLKASPNPVTHITTLFYELLNIDKVENAEIEIYTILGYLKDQRKINNLKDEVLLDLSVYNSGQYIVVLKHGGKILNQLILIKE